From a region of the Paenibacillus lutimineralis genome:
- a CDS encoding response regulator transcription factor encodes MKILLVEDDKTIASGLEYSLQQDGYRAVLCHDVASAKKVLAEDIDQFALCLFDLQLPDGSGYELCKIVKERRDIPVIFLTVIDDEVNVVMGLDMGADDYITKPFRVRELLSRIKSVLRRYQKPSQARAIIDIDNVRINTLEGKVHKNGAEIPLTALEYRLLLIFGNHVGQVLTRNQLLEQIWDVAGEFVNDNTLTVYIKRLREKLEDDPGHPTLIKTVRGLGYKVGD; translated from the coding sequence ATGAAAATTTTATTAGTCGAAGATGATAAGACGATCGCGTCAGGTCTGGAATATTCACTGCAGCAAGATGGTTATAGGGCCGTTCTATGCCATGATGTCGCCTCAGCCAAAAAGGTGCTCGCCGAGGACATCGATCAGTTCGCTTTATGCCTGTTCGATTTACAGCTTCCGGACGGGAGCGGTTATGAATTGTGCAAGATAGTGAAAGAGCGGCGAGACATTCCGGTCATCTTCTTAACGGTGATCGACGATGAGGTCAATGTCGTGATGGGACTCGATATGGGAGCCGACGATTACATTACCAAACCTTTTCGAGTTCGTGAGCTTCTCTCCCGGATCAAGTCCGTCTTGCGGAGATACCAGAAGCCGTCCCAAGCTAGAGCAATCATCGATATCGACAATGTTCGAATCAATACACTGGAAGGCAAAGTGCATAAAAACGGCGCCGAAATTCCGCTGACCGCCTTAGAATATCGCTTGTTGCTGATCTTCGGCAATCACGTTGGACAGGTCCTCACAAGGAATCAGCTTTTAGAGCAAATCTGGGACGTGGCCGGTGAATTCGTGAACGACAATACGTTAACGGTGTATATCAAAAGGCTGAGGGAGAAGTTGGAGGATGATCCTGGGCATCCGACTTTGATCAAAACGGTACGCGGTTTAGGCTATAAGGTCGGTGATTAG
- a CDS encoding ankyrin repeat domain-containing protein — translation MIVLKDIGRFGELPEIAMHIYKGNIPALHAAIAAGWDIEDGIVLSKYTTLSPLDLALVSERMDVVKLLVEYGVNLNANLNPAFLRAVRYCKEDIVRYIVAQGAKMDKLNQVGSGAYSQAYYGNKKNIPLIHELGLDIKLHGGAVLRQAVSNHDYKALTYLLDHGGDINYNKPDMVYPYQATPLTVAARMGNLAMVKFLIEHGADVTLAEKDGERPYTIAVSSKNTVLADYLRSLEPVDFHNVENKKYELKKYKLTDELVGFLTGDKLRLELAQNEYKIGYIDFFTLTDTIEMKVGRQKLLRLSADIDNYSDLQLVWNSKKKGLIGCYDVEHQTYADLCSFSEFLAQPEMYLIKFLEGEL, via the coding sequence ATGATCGTTCTGAAAGATATTGGGAGGTTCGGGGAGCTACCAGAAATCGCAATGCATATTTACAAAGGAAATATTCCGGCTTTACACGCGGCAATTGCAGCAGGCTGGGACATTGAGGATGGCATCGTACTTAGCAAATATACCACGTTAAGTCCATTGGATCTGGCGCTTGTATCGGAGAGAATGGATGTAGTAAAGCTGCTGGTAGAGTACGGCGTCAACCTGAATGCCAATCTTAATCCGGCTTTTTTACGAGCTGTTCGCTATTGCAAGGAGGACATCGTTCGCTACATTGTAGCGCAAGGAGCCAAGATGGACAAGCTCAATCAAGTTGGGTCAGGCGCATATTCACAGGCCTACTATGGCAACAAGAAGAATATCCCGCTTATTCATGAGCTGGGATTAGATATTAAGCTGCATGGCGGCGCTGTATTGCGTCAAGCCGTATCGAACCATGACTATAAGGCACTCACGTATTTGCTCGATCATGGGGGGGACATCAATTACAATAAACCGGATATGGTCTATCCTTACCAAGCGACTCCGTTAACCGTGGCAGCGCGTATGGGTAATTTGGCCATGGTCAAATTTTTGATTGAACACGGCGCGGACGTTACGTTAGCGGAAAAGGACGGCGAGAGACCGTATACTATTGCAGTCAGCAGTAAGAACACAGTCTTGGCTGACTATTTGAGATCGCTGGAGCCGGTTGACTTTCATAATGTGGAAAACAAAAAGTATGAGCTGAAAAAATACAAATTAACTGATGAACTGGTCGGTTTTCTTACTGGAGACAAGCTCCGCCTTGAGTTGGCGCAAAATGAATATAAAATTGGTTATATCGACTTTTTCACATTGACCGATACGATTGAGATGAAAGTCGGCCGGCAAAAGCTACTGCGTCTATCCGCCGATATCGACAATTACTCCGATCTGCAGCTAGTTTGGAATTCGAAGAAAAAAGGTCTGATAGGTTGTTATGACGTGGAACATCAGACTTATGCGGATTTATGCAGCTTTTCAGAGTTCCTCGCGCAGCCCGAAATGTACCTCATAAAGTTTCTTGAGGGAGAGTTGTAA
- a CDS encoding SMI1/KNR4 family protein, with amino-acid sequence MKDALMERLKTFLLREDNRTLVGIPASQEEIVKAQQQLNVNFHEDYIHFIKTFGGAYAGLAIHAFSNGSSLGNETVVDLTLDFREQFNEFSFAEVLRTGYVISMDGSGDPIIINQAGKVVICYHDSGEIKLLADSFEEMIEENFYEW; translated from the coding sequence ATGAAAGATGCGTTAATGGAGAGATTAAAGACTTTTCTCCTTCGGGAAGATAATAGAACACTAGTAGGTATTCCGGCGAGCCAAGAGGAAATTGTTAAGGCCCAGCAACAGCTGAATGTAAACTTTCATGAGGATTACATACACTTTATCAAGACGTTTGGGGGAGCATATGCAGGTCTTGCGATACATGCATTCTCTAATGGCTCTAGTCTCGGAAATGAAACGGTAGTCGATTTGACACTAGATTTCCGAGAGCAATTCAATGAATTTTCTTTTGCAGAGGTATTACGAACTGGTTATGTTATCTCCATGGACGGGTCCGGTGATCCGATTATCATTAATCAGGCAGGAAAGGTTGTCATCTGTTATCACGATTCCGGGGAGATCAAGTTATTAGCGGATTCATTCGAGGAAATGATCGAGGAAAATTTTTATGAATGGTAG
- a CDS encoding dihydrodipicolinate synthase family protein has protein sequence MTKPHDFKGVYTALITPMHEDGSIDRESLARLVWHLQAQGIKGFYVGGSTGEGFILSTKERQEVLETVVRAAEGKSTIIAHIGSIGTEASIALARHAERQGVDAMSAVVPFYYKTTVEQIKEHYNAIMAAVPLPMLIYHYPGATGVQLSMDFYEEMARHSQCIGVKFTSLNLFEMQQIRARCGDRFLIFNGHDEVYAAGALTGADGAIGSTYNMMAPLFIRMFQEAERGGWSKLPALQAEGNEVIAHMAQFDVIPYEKYICYAQGIIRSPRARQPLKQLTDVETAVIRTFYEKTVVLKASAYQG, from the coding sequence ATGACAAAACCGCATGATTTCAAAGGAGTGTATACTGCGCTGATTACGCCGATGCACGAGGACGGCAGTATCGACCGCGAGTCTCTGGCCCGTCTGGTCTGGCATTTGCAGGCCCAGGGGATTAAAGGGTTTTATGTGGGTGGAAGCACTGGTGAGGGCTTCATCCTGAGTACAAAGGAGAGGCAGGAGGTGTTGGAGACGGTCGTCCGCGCGGCGGAAGGGAAGTCAACGATAATCGCCCACATCGGATCAATCGGTACGGAAGCTTCGATCGCGCTGGCGCGTCATGCTGAGCGGCAGGGCGTCGATGCTATGTCGGCGGTGGTGCCGTTTTATTACAAAACGACGGTAGAACAGATCAAGGAGCACTATAACGCAATTATGGCCGCCGTCCCGCTGCCGATGCTTATCTATCACTATCCAGGAGCAACAGGAGTCCAGCTGTCGATGGATTTCTACGAGGAGATGGCGCGGCATTCCCAATGCATCGGCGTCAAATTCACCTCGCTCAATCTGTTCGAGATGCAACAAATTCGTGCCCGCTGCGGAGACCGCTTTTTAATCTTCAACGGGCATGACGAGGTGTATGCGGCCGGCGCTCTCACTGGAGCTGACGGCGCTATCGGCAGCACGTACAATATGATGGCTCCGCTGTTCATCCGGATGTTTCAAGAGGCCGAGAGGGGCGGCTGGTCGAAGCTTCCGGCACTCCAGGCCGAGGGTAACGAGGTGATTGCGCATATGGCGCAATTCGATGTGATCCCTTACGAGAAGTATATATGCTATGCACAGGGCATTATCCGGTCGCCCAGAGCAAGGCAGCCGCTAAAGCAGCTGACGGATGTAGAGACAGCAGTGATTCGGACGTTTTATGAAAAGACTGTTGTTTTGAAGGCATCCGCTTATCAAGGGTAA
- a CDS encoding carbohydrate ABC transporter permease encodes MKESFTQKTANYVWLALLMIFTLLPFAWLIVTTLKPDTEMFSTVPTWIVDNLTWEHYRWALGDAGLQLPRLLLNSIIVCGITALITGAVACISGYGLARYKVPGVGLVVVLIVLAQMIQGPLIMIPWYKMAAAFSLLNTKAILVMIYGTLTIPVGVWIMSGFFRTIPTELEEAAAIDGAGKWRTLFTVIIPLSLPGLVSITLYAFILGWNDYQYSLILTSSIDAKTVQVGIAELMESMGSTNWGGLLANGVIVILPIIVIFAFIQKYLIEGMTAGSVKG; translated from the coding sequence ATGAAGGAGTCCTTTACTCAAAAAACGGCGAATTATGTCTGGCTGGCGCTATTGATGATATTCACGTTGCTGCCGTTCGCCTGGCTGATCGTCACGACGCTGAAGCCGGATACAGAAATGTTCTCAACGGTACCGACCTGGATCGTGGACAATTTAACCTGGGAACATTACCGCTGGGCGCTTGGTGATGCGGGTTTGCAGCTGCCCCGTCTGCTGCTCAATTCGATTATCGTGTGCGGCATTACCGCGCTGATTACGGGAGCCGTTGCCTGTATTAGCGGCTATGGTCTGGCCCGTTACAAGGTACCGGGCGTCGGCCTGGTCGTCGTGCTGATCGTGCTGGCTCAGATGATTCAAGGACCGCTGATCATGATTCCGTGGTACAAAATGGCAGCGGCGTTCTCGCTGCTGAATACGAAAGCGATTTTGGTGATGATTTACGGGACACTAACGATACCAGTCGGGGTGTGGATTATGAGTGGGTTTTTCCGCACAATACCGACCGAGCTGGAGGAAGCTGCGGCGATTGACGGCGCGGGTAAGTGGCGGACGTTGTTTACGGTCATCATTCCGCTTAGCCTGCCGGGACTGGTGTCGATCACGCTTTATGCATTCATTCTCGGCTGGAATGACTATCAGTACTCGCTTATTTTAACCAGTTCCATTGATGCGAAAACCGTTCAGGTCGGCATTGCCGAATTGATGGAAAGCATGGGCTCGACCAACTGGGGCGGATTGCTCGCAAATGGGGTTATCGTGATTTTGCCGATTATCGTGATTTTCGCATTTATTCAGAAGTATTTGATCGAGGGAATGACAGCAGGGAGCGTAAAAGGTTGA
- a CDS encoding carbohydrate ABC transporter permease — protein MRPKEGKEAEEMSDILRLDKQDPLLNRQRGRVSAFFREFGFGYFLLAPVVLYIVVFQFYPLAETIRLSLYDYSLISGRGMSFNGFGNYKELLMNDVAFWRIFWNSLIWVLGSTALQFAIAIPAAIILFSKIRFRGLWRGLMMVPWVSPVVIIGIVWKWIYDGHYGLFNHYLKMVHLISENIVWLGDEQLVWPALLLTSAWKGFPYITLMMLSGLTGISREMIEAAHMDGASAWQRFTRITLPMLKPIMYVTGLVSIVSSWTKFEMIWALTNGGPGYATSILPTYLYTNSFVYFDLGKGSAIATLSMGMVLILVVIYSRLFGRNQE, from the coding sequence ATGAGACCGAAAGAAGGAAAGGAAGCGGAAGAAATGTCCGACATACTGAGGCTAGATAAACAGGATCCGCTGCTCAACCGGCAGCGGGGACGCGTTTCGGCGTTTTTTCGGGAATTCGGCTTCGGGTATTTTTTGCTGGCGCCCGTCGTCCTTTACATTGTTGTGTTTCAATTTTATCCGCTTGCGGAAACGATCCGGCTGAGCCTGTACGATTACTCGCTTATCTCCGGACGGGGCATGTCGTTCAACGGCTTCGGCAATTACAAGGAACTGCTCATGAACGACGTAGCCTTTTGGCGCATTTTTTGGAATAGCCTCATCTGGGTGCTCGGGTCCACTGCGCTGCAATTCGCGATTGCGATCCCAGCCGCAATTATTTTGTTCAGCAAGATACGGTTTAGAGGGCTATGGCGCGGATTGATGATGGTTCCATGGGTATCGCCCGTCGTCATTATCGGCATCGTCTGGAAGTGGATTTACGACGGTCATTACGGGTTATTTAACCATTATTTGAAAATGGTTCACCTTATTTCAGAGAATATCGTCTGGCTTGGAGACGAACAACTGGTCTGGCCCGCACTGCTGCTCACGTCAGCGTGGAAGGGATTCCCCTATATTACGCTGATGATGTTGTCCGGGCTCACGGGTATCTCTAGGGAGATGATCGAAGCGGCTCATATGGATGGAGCCTCCGCGTGGCAGCGGTTTACACGGATAACGCTGCCGATGCTGAAGCCGATCATGTACGTGACAGGGCTTGTCAGCATTGTCTCCTCCTGGACCAAATTCGAAATGATATGGGCTCTGACGAACGGTGGCCCGGGGTATGCAACCAGTATTTTGCCGACGTACTTATATACGAATTCATTCGTCTATTTCGACCTTGGCAAAGGTTCGGCAATCGCGACGCTGTCGATGGGGATGGTATTGATTCTGGTCGTCATTTATTCGCGCCTGTTCGGCCGAAACCAGGAATAG
- a CDS encoding ABC transporter substrate-binding protein, which yields MRRGKKRFGLGTVIVALSLLVSGCGASGGNTAGENGSGSEPPSTAVSGEAIDWSTVKADIRFVYPGTSEAEKELAEQFKARMKEKYPNVNIEYMYLSWADMEKKLSVMLNSGDVPDLTQTQDVTNLVRLNGLEDLTPYFEQEGEQLKKDDFLPGTMEYAQEDGKLYAVPNLANSFTLIVNEQMLNEAGMKLEDLQTWEDVENAAKAMTKDGKYGFGYPLGTARFAFRVPFTAAYSNDLLLSDTSDESKSKFLETLQHFKNLEPYQPKAHLTWGYPEMFRAYSNGEVGMIAAGTFFTANVYSINPDIVNVSRTIAYPKGPSGTAAKAPVSNVGIAMFKDNKNKEVAWRLMQEWSSQEFNSTAASVVNVTAIKSTSLDEIIKKSEKIYPKAIEGHKTMLNDFSKLLAESGVPMDKIPGQSEMEVIVQEQMAKLLNDKVTVEEAYAAMKDGIDKIKAKLE from the coding sequence ATGCGTAGGGGGAAAAAAAGATTCGGGCTCGGTACGGTTATCGTTGCGCTGTCACTGCTGGTGAGCGGATGCGGAGCATCTGGCGGGAATACCGCGGGAGAGAACGGAAGTGGAAGCGAGCCGCCATCGACGGCTGTTAGCGGAGAGGCCATCGATTGGAGCACGGTCAAGGCTGACATCCGGTTCGTCTATCCGGGCACTTCGGAGGCGGAGAAAGAACTGGCTGAACAGTTCAAGGCGAGAATGAAAGAGAAATACCCGAACGTCAATATCGAGTATATGTATTTGTCGTGGGCGGATATGGAGAAAAAGCTGTCCGTCATGCTGAATTCTGGCGACGTCCCGGATCTCACGCAGACGCAGGACGTCACCAATTTAGTTCGGCTGAACGGCCTGGAAGACCTGACGCCCTACTTCGAGCAAGAGGGCGAGCAACTGAAGAAGGATGATTTTCTGCCGGGTACGATGGAATATGCCCAGGAGGACGGTAAGCTGTACGCTGTGCCGAATCTGGCTAACTCCTTCACGTTGATCGTCAATGAGCAAATGCTGAACGAAGCGGGCATGAAACTGGAGGACTTGCAAACGTGGGAGGACGTTGAGAATGCTGCCAAAGCGATGACGAAGGATGGCAAGTACGGTTTCGGCTATCCGCTTGGAACAGCCCGATTCGCTTTCCGCGTACCGTTCACAGCCGCATATAGCAATGATCTGCTACTGAGTGATACTTCAGATGAGAGCAAAAGCAAATTCCTGGAGACGCTTCAGCATTTTAAAAATCTGGAGCCTTATCAGCCGAAAGCGCATCTGACTTGGGGCTACCCGGAAATGTTCCGCGCTTACAGCAATGGCGAGGTCGGAATGATTGCGGCTGGAACGTTCTTTACGGCCAACGTATACAGCATCAACCCGGATATCGTCAACGTCTCCCGAACGATTGCGTATCCGAAGGGACCTTCTGGCACGGCGGCCAAAGCGCCGGTATCGAATGTCGGCATCGCGATGTTCAAGGACAACAAAAACAAGGAGGTCGCTTGGAGACTGATGCAGGAATGGTCATCCCAGGAATTCAACAGCACGGCGGCATCCGTCGTCAACGTAACGGCGATCAAAAGCACGAGCCTAGACGAAATAATCAAGAAGTCTGAAAAAATATATCCGAAAGCGATCGAGGGCCACAAGACAATGCTGAACGATTTCAGTAAACTGCTCGCTGAATCCGGTGTTCCGATGGACAAAATTCCGGGGCAAAGCGAGATGGAAGTGATCGTTCAGGAACAGATGGCCAAGCTATTGAACGACAAAGTGACGGTTGAAGAGGCATATGCCGCCATGAAGGACGGAATTGACAAAATCAAGGCCAAACTTGAATAG
- a CDS encoding sensor histidine kinase, translated as MFVFRQLQTKLFVSFVLLVLIPLLTLGFFSFRTATSSLEKETEQNQAQTVRLIGNNIKLMLDDAGDITSYIMNNVSLQSLLSRDFNGPVNVEQAAALAYLDNIKTAKKYVSFLVIYGQNGFLYRDFSEFFRQVIPYTDFIEMPLYTAVASRDGEAFWTYSSTSLFTYGHSYNEIMIGRRIVDLYDPDNKLGLLFMGVNRDAIGNIIQDIEIVRSSNIFIFDDNYNLVSSKSQNIELKKTLTDDLGLKRQLSLKTHSEIYNINGKRYSVASTVVEPYNWNIVSLTPLEIIQSEHRIMLNVTLALSLSLLALVGLCSVFLSRSITRPIKKLLRSMNNFKRGDFNQKVEVTSRDEIGLLTQKYNDMVIETNSLIQKVYISQTKQKMIELKTLQTQIEPHFLYNTLDYIFLNSKMNGDDNTAQVTQSLAELFRLSLNKGKDYYMIRQELSQVKAYIHIQHARFPNRFVPRYEIDPDILPYYTMKLLLQPLAENAILHAFNMKRERPGTLLIRGRKLDGQRVEFVVEDDGCGMSPELANSLLSGDDGTNQATDAISGKAGGTGYGIRNVNERLTMMFGPEYALRIESEPGDGTRVLLVIPLISDDNQWRLLYENHGH; from the coding sequence ATGTTCGTATTTAGACAGCTGCAGACCAAACTGTTCGTATCCTTTGTACTGCTCGTCCTTATTCCGCTGTTAACGCTTGGCTTCTTCTCGTTTCGCACCGCTACTTCCTCTCTGGAGAAGGAGACGGAGCAAAACCAAGCTCAGACGGTACGCCTGATCGGCAACAACATCAAGCTGATGCTGGACGATGCCGGCGACATCACCTCTTACATTATGAACAACGTCAGCTTACAAAGCCTGCTCAGCCGGGACTTTAACGGACCGGTTAACGTTGAGCAGGCTGCTGCACTCGCTTATCTCGACAATATCAAAACCGCCAAAAAATATGTCAGTTTCCTTGTCATCTACGGGCAAAACGGGTTTTTATACCGCGATTTCAGTGAATTTTTCCGGCAGGTCATCCCATATACCGACTTCATCGAGATGCCGCTTTACACCGCCGTTGCTTCCCGGGACGGAGAGGCGTTCTGGACGTATTCCAGCACCTCCCTCTTTACGTACGGTCACAGCTACAATGAAATAATGATCGGACGGCGGATCGTCGATTTATATGACCCGGACAACAAGCTTGGCTTGCTGTTTATGGGTGTAAACCGTGACGCAATCGGCAATATCATTCAGGACATCGAGATTGTGCGCTCGTCCAACATCTTTATTTTTGATGACAACTACAATCTCGTATCGAGCAAGAGCCAGAACATCGAGTTGAAAAAAACACTGACGGACGACCTGGGGCTAAAGCGGCAGCTTTCACTTAAGACACATTCGGAGATCTACAATATCAACGGGAAGCGTTATTCCGTCGCCAGCACGGTCGTGGAACCTTATAATTGGAACATCGTGAGCCTCACGCCGCTGGAAATCATCCAAAGTGAACACCGCATCATGCTAAATGTGACCCTGGCGCTGTCGTTATCGCTGCTCGCCCTAGTCGGACTCTGCTCGGTATTCCTGTCCCGCAGCATTACAAGGCCGATCAAGAAGTTGCTTCGCTCCATGAACAACTTCAAGCGGGGCGACTTCAACCAGAAAGTCGAGGTCACCTCGCGCGACGAGATCGGCCTGCTTACCCAAAAGTACAATGATATGGTCATCGAAACGAACAGTCTCATCCAGAAAGTATACATCAGTCAGACAAAACAAAAGATGATCGAGCTTAAGACGCTTCAGACCCAGATTGAACCGCATTTTCTGTACAATACGCTGGACTATATTTTTCTCAATTCCAAGATGAACGGAGACGATAATACGGCCCAGGTGACGCAATCGCTGGCCGAGCTGTTCCGACTTTCCCTGAACAAGGGCAAGGATTACTATATGATCCGCCAGGAGCTAAGCCAGGTTAAGGCCTATATCCATATACAGCATGCCCGCTTCCCGAACCGGTTTGTTCCCCGTTACGAGATCGACCCGGACATATTGCCCTATTATACGATGAAGCTGCTGCTGCAGCCGCTGGCGGAAAACGCCATCCTGCACGCCTTCAATATGAAACGGGAACGGCCCGGAACGCTGTTGATCAGAGGAAGAAAGCTTGACGGGCAGAGAGTGGAATTCGTCGTCGAAGACGACGGCTGCGGAATGAGTCCAGAGCTGGCAAACTCGCTGCTGTCCGGTGACGACGGAACAAACCAGGCGACGGATGCGATCAGCGGCAAAGCTGGCGGCACCGGCTACGGCATTCGCAACGTCAACGAAAGGCTGACGATGATGTTCGGGCCTGAATACGCTCTGCGTATCGAGAGCGAACCTGGAGACGGCACACGTGTTCTGCTGGTCATTCCGCTCATATCTGACGATAACCAATGGAGGTTACTCTATGAAAATCATGGTCATTGA
- a CDS encoding response regulator transcription factor, whose product MKIMVIDDEPIVPQALRALIPWEEHGFTWLPPVDNGEEALELIKRDKPDLLLLDCRMPGKTGLELLEEIHAWELPVKSVILSGHDEFTYAQQAIKLGAIDYLLKPPDLEQLLNVVVSVKQQWEEEQKLKSQLKDHLPLIRFRFLTSLLEGASFNDDLFAEKTEFLHIPLRIGPVYLAVIELEEDPDFPKDYSYEDQQLMNFAVMNIAKETLAAWPDKFLMCPGHNRFVLLANVTLADKARFRDDLHRLAYNLRGALRYMVMIGVSVHGMSLNNEGKGLYQSARTALEYKYYTGPNEIVFVEDLEWENAISPNQKLPASTPVDEALQLALKIGNPEQLACWLDDFVRHLKSSDYPVQVTKSIALQHMVATADSLAAIHPKLALDELLPAGQITRFFETSTLEQLSEEMRRYLDALLRRTLDLRKVGKNAIVEKTKRFIEEHFQENVTLETAAQEVYLSPVYLSFLFKQVEGVNLSDYLTEIRIAEAKRLLAETSLKTYEVALRSGYQDEKYFSRLFKKRTGLTPTEYRNRET is encoded by the coding sequence ATGAAAATCATGGTCATTGACGACGAGCCCATCGTGCCCCAAGCTCTACGGGCCCTCATTCCATGGGAGGAGCACGGTTTTACATGGCTGCCGCCCGTGGACAACGGAGAAGAAGCGCTGGAACTAATTAAGCGAGACAAGCCCGATCTGCTGCTGCTGGATTGCCGGATGCCGGGTAAAACCGGCTTGGAATTGCTGGAGGAAATCCATGCGTGGGAGCTGCCTGTCAAATCGGTCATATTAAGCGGACACGATGAGTTCACCTACGCACAGCAGGCGATCAAGCTGGGCGCCATTGATTATTTACTTAAGCCGCCGGATCTCGAACAGCTACTGAATGTTGTCGTGTCGGTCAAGCAGCAATGGGAAGAGGAGCAGAAGCTAAAAAGTCAGCTCAAGGACCATCTGCCGCTGATCCGCTTCCGCTTCCTTACCTCCCTACTAGAAGGAGCTAGCTTCAACGACGATCTATTTGCGGAGAAAACCGAGTTTCTGCACATTCCCTTACGGATCGGCCCCGTTTATCTGGCGGTCATCGAGCTGGAGGAAGATCCGGACTTTCCGAAAGACTACTCTTACGAGGATCAGCAGCTGATGAACTTCGCCGTGATGAATATTGCCAAGGAGACGCTGGCAGCATGGCCTGACAAATTTTTGATGTGCCCCGGCCACAACCGGTTCGTTCTGCTGGCCAATGTCACGCTGGCCGACAAGGCGCGGTTTCGCGACGATCTGCACCGACTGGCGTACAATCTGCGCGGGGCGCTCCGCTATATGGTCATGATCGGGGTATCCGTACATGGGATGAGCCTCAATAACGAGGGCAAAGGCCTCTATCAATCGGCCCGGACGGCGCTGGAGTACAAATACTATACCGGTCCGAACGAGATCGTGTTTGTCGAGGATCTGGAATGGGAAAATGCTATCTCCCCGAATCAGAAGCTCCCGGCTTCCACTCCGGTTGACGAAGCGCTTCAGCTTGCGCTCAAAATCGGTAATCCTGAGCAGCTTGCATGTTGGCTGGACGACTTTGTCCGGCATTTGAAGAGCAGCGACTACCCCGTGCAGGTGACCAAATCCATCGCCCTCCAGCACATGGTGGCAACTGCCGACTCGTTAGCGGCCATACACCCGAAGCTGGCGCTCGACGAGCTGCTTCCCGCCGGGCAGATTACCCGTTTCTTCGAGACGTCGACGCTGGAGCAGCTCTCTGAAGAGATGCGCCGTTATCTGGACGCACTTCTACGGCGGACCCTCGATTTGCGTAAAGTCGGCAAAAATGCGATCGTGGAAAAGACTAAGCGATTCATCGAGGAGCATTTCCAGGAGAATGTCACGCTGGAGACAGCAGCACAGGAAGTCTACTTATCTCCCGTCTACCTCAGCTTTCTGTTCAAGCAGGTCGAAGGCGTCAACCTGTCCGACTACTTGACCGAAATACGGATTGCCGAAGCGAAGCGTCTCCTTGCGGAAACCTCCCTGAAAACCTATGAGGTGGCGCTCCGCTCCGGCTATCAGGACGAGAAATATTTCAGCCGTCTGTTCAAAAAAAGAACAGGCCTGACTCCGACCGAATACCGCAACCGCGAAACTTGA